A genomic segment from Sparus aurata chromosome 10, fSpaAur1.1, whole genome shotgun sequence encodes:
- the LOC115589090 gene encoding uncharacterized protein LOC115589090 isoform X1: protein MLEHRSQSTGRMGSICGDSFHRAFQEFAFCNFKKDDLCQVEPFVCPACTPDMLAISADGNRKHYRFKKSKGTDEPSLFDGLFIAEDVKVSAFVDKIRSLMTVSTGHDVCGPATFTAARETSRKSRAKVDEEGLEIAVCRHGTLLQGLNHYRGEIYAYPLFLQKELSEKANVTFFCMDITCRYWPYLTKMAEKLPELQPLVDMKPFLSVMHAKAHTGKCEVKWGGRNQEGAGNTIGEEVEQVNSFLSRAALTTKYMTKSGRADMITVLAMAWNNRKHEST, encoded by the exons ATGCTTGAGCACAGATCCCAAAGCACAGGACGG ATGGGTAGTATTTGTGGTGATTCCTTCCACAGAGCCTTTCAGGAATTTGCCTTCTGCAATTTTAAGAAGGATGATCTGTGCCAGGTGGAGCCATTTGTATGTCCAGCATGCACACCAGACATGCTGGCCATATCAGCAGATGGTAACAGGAAACATTATCGTTTCAAGAAGTCCAAAGG GACAGATGAACCATCTCTTTTTGATGGACTCTTCATTGCAGAGGATGTAAAGGTGTCGGCCTTTGTTGACAAAATCCGAAGCCTGATGACAGTT AGCACTGGTCATGATGTTTGTGGGCCGGCAACATTTACGGCAGCCAGAGAAACATCACGCAAATCACGAGCAAAGGTGGATGAGGAGGGGCTCGAAATCGCTGTGTGCCGCCATGGAACGTTGCTACAAGGCCTGAACCACTACCGTGGGGAAATATATGCATATCCGCTGTTCTTGCAGAAAGAATTGTCTGAAAAGGCAAACGTGACGTTCTTTTGTATGGACATCACTTGCAG ATATTGGCCATACCTGACAAAAATGGCAGAGAAGTTGCCAGAGCTCCAGCCTCTTGTAGACATGAAGCCATTTCTCTCAGTAATGCATGCCAAGGCTCACACTGGCAAATGTGAG GTGAAGTGGGGAGGGAGAAACCAGGAGGGCGCAGGAAACACAATTGGTGAGGAAGTTGAACAAGTAAACAGCTTCCTGTCAAGAGCAGCTCTCACCACCAAATATATGACTAAGTCAG gcAGAGCTGACATGATTACGGTCCTTGCCATGGCATGGAACAATCGAAAACATGAGAGTACCTAA
- the LOC115589090 gene encoding uncharacterized protein LOC115589090 isoform X2, translated as MLEHRSQSTGRMGSICGDSFHRAFQEFAFCNFKKDDLCQVEPFVCPACTPDMLAISADGNRKHYRFKKSKGTDEPSLFDGLFIAEDVKVSAFVDKIRSLMTVSTGHDVCGPATFTAARETSRKSRAKVDEEGLEIAVCRHGTLLQGLNHYRGEIYAYPLFLQKELSEKANVTFFCMDITCRYWPYLTKMAEKLPELQPLVDMKPFLSVMHAKAHTGKCEVKWGGRNQEGAGNTIGEEVEQVNSFLSRAALTTKYMTKSE; from the exons ATGCTTGAGCACAGATCCCAAAGCACAGGACGG ATGGGTAGTATTTGTGGTGATTCCTTCCACAGAGCCTTTCAGGAATTTGCCTTCTGCAATTTTAAGAAGGATGATCTGTGCCAGGTGGAGCCATTTGTATGTCCAGCATGCACACCAGACATGCTGGCCATATCAGCAGATGGTAACAGGAAACATTATCGTTTCAAGAAGTCCAAAGG GACAGATGAACCATCTCTTTTTGATGGACTCTTCATTGCAGAGGATGTAAAGGTGTCGGCCTTTGTTGACAAAATCCGAAGCCTGATGACAGTT AGCACTGGTCATGATGTTTGTGGGCCGGCAACATTTACGGCAGCCAGAGAAACATCACGCAAATCACGAGCAAAGGTGGATGAGGAGGGGCTCGAAATCGCTGTGTGCCGCCATGGAACGTTGCTACAAGGCCTGAACCACTACCGTGGGGAAATATATGCATATCCGCTGTTCTTGCAGAAAGAATTGTCTGAAAAGGCAAACGTGACGTTCTTTTGTATGGACATCACTTGCAG ATATTGGCCATACCTGACAAAAATGGCAGAGAAGTTGCCAGAGCTCCAGCCTCTTGTAGACATGAAGCCATTTCTCTCAGTAATGCATGCCAAGGCTCACACTGGCAAATGTGAG GTGAAGTGGGGAGGGAGAAACCAGGAGGGCGCAGGAAACACAATTGGTGAGGAAGTTGAACAAGTAAACAGCTTCCTGTCAAGAGCAGCTCTCACCACCAAATATATGACTAAGTCAG AGTAA